One genomic region from Solwaraspora sp. WMMD792 encodes:
- a CDS encoding LuxR family transcriptional regulator yields MSREAVDQPPMVGRQDELRAIRAALSGPPTHRRGVLIAGSAGVGKTRLAQEVAAGLAAAGWRLSRAHASGSGTGLPLAALAGLIPPLTPTRPLTPTTPPPSTPVQRALAGLRAAVGGTRNVLVIDDAHLLDEVSAAVVHQLVADGTVPVLVTVRTDEPAPDAVTALWKDAGVHRIDLAPLSPPQTETLVVAVLGGPVEGRTLRRLRDAAAGNPLLLRELITSAREAGLIDRPAGIWRLAGPLDAAPRLTELLGSRLTAADPAERDALELLALSQHLPLPAAVAVAGSATLEALERRGLVTVATVDGQQIVQLSHPLYAEMLRAATPELARLRHSRRLADTLEAAGQLHGADVMRVALWRLDGGGDIDVDLMLAAAREAAYLREYELAARLGQRAYEAGGAVTAGLAVVRALFQQGRLDEAVRRSAELSRSAVTGPGHGDAERTQIAIQLAVILVHGADDVAAARATLDAVAATEPGCREQLDAVRLYLRAYRLDCSVVTPALALFHTAGSVDLRLAAAGAASCGLLLAGRFTEADKLLADVVPVAHRHIGPGQVQSDGFPAAVASLLVDLPDVAGALAAAESTYRASLQPPDRVGQALAAFFLAKVALLRGRPATALRWANEAYLVADDVQLRGVRRWAAGLRLQAAAQLGDLTTAGQAAADLDRHPGGPDGVRLFDIEVARGRAWLATLTGDTDHGLRLLEQEVVRHGTTGAVGAGTLGVLDLIRLGGATVAVRLLTDHPPPDRWTLGRVVVDYATAAADRDAAGLLRVARDFSGYGMPLHAAEAATLATAATTSGAASGAGAGAGAGRAAATARLLADRELARCEQPTTPALRRGRRPAAGLTGREREVALAAADGESTREIAARLHLSARTVENHLHRAYTKLGVAGRAELRAALISR; encoded by the coding sequence ATGAGTCGCGAGGCGGTGGACCAGCCGCCGATGGTGGGCCGGCAGGACGAGTTGCGGGCAATACGGGCCGCGCTGAGCGGCCCGCCGACGCACCGGCGCGGCGTACTGATCGCCGGGTCGGCCGGCGTCGGCAAGACCCGGCTCGCGCAGGAGGTCGCAGCCGGTCTGGCCGCCGCCGGCTGGCGGCTGTCGCGGGCCCACGCCTCGGGTTCGGGCACCGGCCTGCCGCTGGCCGCGCTCGCCGGCCTGATCCCACCGCTGACACCCACCAGACCGCTGACACCCACCACGCCGCCGCCGTCCACACCGGTGCAGCGCGCGCTGGCTGGGCTCCGGGCAGCGGTCGGCGGGACCCGCAACGTCCTGGTCATCGACGACGCGCACCTGCTCGACGAGGTCTCCGCCGCGGTCGTGCATCAGCTGGTGGCCGACGGTACGGTGCCGGTGCTCGTCACGGTACGTACCGACGAGCCCGCACCGGACGCGGTGACAGCGCTGTGGAAGGACGCGGGCGTACACCGAATCGATCTCGCGCCGCTGAGCCCGCCGCAGACCGAGACGCTGGTGGTGGCCGTGCTGGGCGGGCCGGTTGAGGGCCGGACGCTGCGCCGGCTCAGGGACGCGGCCGCCGGCAACCCGCTGCTGTTGCGTGAGTTGATCACCTCGGCCCGGGAGGCCGGGCTGATCGACCGACCGGCCGGCATCTGGCGGCTGGCCGGGCCGCTGGATGCGGCACCACGCCTCACCGAGCTGTTGGGCAGCCGGCTGACGGCCGCCGACCCGGCCGAACGCGACGCCCTGGAACTACTCGCCCTCAGTCAGCACCTGCCGCTGCCGGCCGCAGTCGCCGTAGCCGGGTCGGCGACGCTGGAAGCGCTGGAGCGGCGCGGCCTGGTCACCGTCGCCACCGTGGATGGGCAACAGATTGTCCAGCTCAGCCACCCGCTGTACGCCGAGATGCTGCGGGCCGCCACGCCGGAGCTGGCCCGGCTGCGGCACAGCCGCCGACTCGCCGACACGCTCGAAGCTGCCGGGCAATTGCATGGCGCAGACGTGATGCGGGTCGCGTTGTGGCGTCTCGACGGCGGTGGTGACATCGACGTCGACCTGATGTTGGCCGCCGCGCGGGAAGCGGCGTACCTGCGGGAGTACGAACTGGCCGCGCGACTCGGGCAACGGGCGTACGAGGCCGGTGGTGCGGTGACCGCCGGGCTGGCGGTGGTACGCGCGCTGTTTCAGCAGGGCCGGCTCGACGAGGCGGTACGCCGTAGCGCCGAACTGAGCAGGTCGGCGGTCACCGGGCCGGGGCACGGTGACGCCGAACGGACCCAGATCGCCATTCAACTGGCGGTGATCCTGGTGCACGGCGCCGACGACGTGGCGGCCGCTCGCGCCACTCTGGACGCCGTCGCGGCCACCGAACCGGGTTGTCGCGAACAGCTCGACGCGGTCCGGCTGTACCTGCGGGCGTACCGGCTCGACTGCTCCGTCGTGACGCCGGCGCTGGCGTTGTTTCACACCGCCGGGTCGGTCGACCTGCGGTTGGCCGCAGCCGGCGCGGCCAGCTGCGGACTGCTGCTCGCCGGGCGGTTCACCGAAGCCGACAAGCTGCTGGCGGACGTGGTCCCGGTGGCGCACCGGCACATCGGGCCCGGCCAGGTGCAGTCGGACGGCTTCCCGGCGGCCGTCGCGTCGCTGTTGGTCGATCTGCCGGACGTGGCGGGCGCGCTGGCCGCCGCCGAGTCGACTTACCGGGCCAGTCTGCAACCGCCGGACCGGGTCGGCCAGGCGCTCGCCGCGTTCTTCCTCGCCAAGGTCGCGCTGCTGCGGGGCCGGCCGGCGACCGCGCTTCGCTGGGCGAACGAGGCGTACCTGGTCGCCGACGACGTCCAGCTGCGTGGGGTGCGCCGGTGGGCGGCCGGGCTGCGGCTGCAGGCCGCCGCCCAGCTCGGCGATCTGACCACCGCTGGGCAGGCGGCCGCCGACCTGGACCGGCATCCCGGCGGGCCGGACGGAGTGCGACTGTTCGACATCGAGGTCGCCCGGGGTCGGGCCTGGCTGGCCACGCTGACCGGTGACACCGACCACGGGCTGCGCCTGCTGGAGCAGGAAGTGGTCCGGCACGGGACGACCGGGGCCGTCGGAGCCGGCACCCTCGGGGTCCTGGACCTGATCCGGCTGGGCGGCGCCACCGTCGCCGTCCGGCTCCTCACCGACCATCCGCCACCGGACCGGTGGACGCTGGGGCGGGTCGTGGTCGACTACGCAACTGCGGCCGCCGACCGGGACGCCGCAGGTCTGTTGCGGGTCGCGCGGGACTTTTCCGGGTACGGCATGCCACTGCACGCGGCGGAGGCGGCGACGCTCGCGACGGCCGCCACCACGTCCGGTGCCGCGTCCGGTGCCGGGGCCGGGGCCGGGGCCGGGCGGGCGGCGGCCACGGCCCGGCTGCTCGCCGACCGGGAGCTGGCCCGGTGCGAACAGCCGACGACGCCGGCCCTACGGCGGGGTCGTCGACCGGCCGCCGGGCTGACCGGCCGGGAGCGGGAGGTGGCGCTCGCGGCCGCCGACGGCGAGTCCACCAGGGAGATTGCCGCCCGGCTGCACCTGTCGGCCAGGACCGTGGAGAACCACCTGCACCGTGCGTACACCAAGCTGGGCGTCGCCGGTCGGGCCGAGTTGCGGGCGGCGTTGATCTCGCGCTGA